One window of Butyricicoccus intestinisimiae genomic DNA carries:
- a CDS encoding RNA-binding S4 domain-containing protein, giving the protein METIEITTEFIKADAFLKFAGVCSTGGQAKWMIEEGQVSVNGETCTQRGKKLHKGDVIALADGQQFRIV; this is encoded by the coding sequence ATGGAAACAATTGAAATTACCACAGAATTTATCAAAGCGGATGCGTTTTTGAAGTTTGCCGGCGTGTGTTCGACTGGCGGACAAGCAAAGTGGATGATCGAAGAGGGACAGGTGTCCGTAAACGGTGAGACCTGCACGCAGCGCGGCAAAAAGCTGCACAAGGGCGATGTCATTGCGTTGGCTGACGGCCAGCAGTTCCGCATTGTATGA